A region from the Antennarius striatus isolate MH-2024 chromosome 24, ASM4005453v1, whole genome shotgun sequence genome encodes:
- the agap1 gene encoding arf-GAP with GTPase, ANK repeat and PH domain-containing protein 1 isoform X4, which yields MSGMNYQQHLANSAAIRAEIQRFESVHPNIYSIYELLERLDEPLLQNQIREHVIAIEDAFVNSQEWTLSRAVPELKVGIVGNLASGKSALVHRYLTGTYVQEESPEGGRFKKEIVVDGQSHLLLIRDEGGPPEAQFALWVDAVVFVFSLEDEISFQTVYHYFSRLASYRNTADLPLVLVGTQDAISSANPRVIDDGRARKLSNELKRCTYYETCATYGLNVERVFQDVAQKVVATRRKQQLSIGPCKSLPNSPSHSSVCAAQVSAVHISQTSNGGGSLSDYSSSVPSTPSTSQKELRIDVPQTTNTPTPVRKQSKRRSNLFTSRKASETDKDKKGLEARADSIGSGRAIPIKQGMLLKRSGKSLNKEWKKKYVTLCDNGLLTYHPSLHDYMQNVHGKEIDLLRTTVKVPGKRPPRAVSTSVVTPSGAAPSPKTNGLTKDLSGLQLGPSPGAVTSSTSASPMAGSFNNRGTDGMHQRSYSVSSADQWTDATVIANSGISTDSGLVDSMCSSPITSSATSPKMEPPPSPHANRKKHRRKKSTSNFRADSFSGAAEEPEENLEFIIVSLTGQTWNFEASSYEDRDAWVQVIEGQILASLQSCESSKNKSRLTTQTEAMALQTIRSIRGNGRCADCEAPNPDWASLNLGALICIECSGIHRNLGTHLSRVRSLDLDEWPLELIKVMKAIGNELANSVWEARTQGRVKPGLDASREERERWIRAKYEQRLFLAPLSGADLSLGQQLLRATVEEDLRSVVLLLAHGGRQQVNETCGEGDGRNALHLSSRKGNVVITQLLIWYGVDLTVRDAHGNSPMAYARQVSSQECVDTLAQYGCPDERHPLMATPNLSRRNTNRNNSCSSAGSAALI from the exons ATGCCTTCGTGAACAGTCAGGAGTGGACGCTGAGCCGGGCGGTACCTGAACTCAAAGTG GGCATTGTGGGTAACCTGGCCAGTGGTAAGTCAGCGCTGGTCCACAGGTACCTGACAGGAACCTACGTCCAGGAGGAGTCCCCTGAAG GGGGTCGCTTCAAGAAGGAGATTGTGGTGGACGGTCAGAGTCACCTGCTGCTCATCAGAGACGAAGGGGGGCCCCCTGAGGCCCAG TTCGCCCTGTGGGTCGATGCTGTGGTCTTCGTCTTCAGTCTGGAGGACGAGATCAGCTTCCAGACGGTCTACCACTACTTCAGCCGCCTCGCCAGCTACCGGAACACCGCCGACCTACCGCTGGTCCTAGTGGGCACTCAAG ACGCCATCAGCTCAGCCAATCCCAGAGTGATCGACGACGGCCGAGCCAGGAAGCTGTCCAACGAGCTGAAGCGCTGCACCTACTACGAGACATGCGCCACCTATGGCCTGAACGTGGAGCGCGTCTTCCAGGATG TTGCCCAGAAGGTGGTGGCCACCAGGAGGAAGCAGCAGCTCTCCATCGGTCCCTGCAAGTCCCTCCCAAACTCGCCGAGTCACTCGTCCGTCTGCGCCGCACAGGTGTCAGCCGTCCACATCAgccag ACCAGCAATGGTGGCGGCAGTTTGAGCGACTACTCGTCATCCGTGCCGTCGACGCCCAGCACCAGCCAGAAGGAGCTCCGCATCGACGTCCCCCAGACCACCAACACGCCGACGCCTGTCCGAAAGCAGTCGAAGCGCCGCTCCAACCTGTTCACC TCCAGGAAGGCGAGCGAGACGGACAAGGACAAGAAGGGCCTGGAGGCGCGGGCGGACAGCATCGGCAGTGGGCGGGCCATCCCCATCAAACAG gggATGCTGCTGAAGCGGAGTGGGAAGTCTCTCAACAAggagtggaagaagaagtatGTGACCCTGTGTGACAACGGCCTGCTGACCTATCACCCCAGCCTACAT GACTACATGCAGAACGTCCACGGGAAGGAGATCGACCTGCTTAGGACCACCGTGAAGGTCCCAGGAAAGAGGCCGCCGCGGGCCGTGTCCACCAGCGTCGTCACGCCCAGCGGCGCCGCGCCCAGTCCCAAGACCAACGGGCTGACCAAGGACCTGAGCGGGCTGCAGCTGGGACCCAGTCCAG GGgcggtgaccagcagcacgtcGGCGTCTCCGATGGCGGGCAGCTTCAACAACCGGGGGACGGACGGGATGCACCAGCGCTCCTACTCCGTGTCCAGCGCCGACCAGTGGACGGACGCCACCGTCATCGCAAACTCTGGCATCAGCACAG ATTCAGGTCTGGTGGACTCCATGTGTTCCAGTCCCATCACATCCAGCGCCACTAGTCCTAAGATGGAACCGCCGCCATCGCCGCACGCCAACCGCAAGAAGCACCGGAGGAAGAAGAGCACGAGTAACTTCAGAGCCGACAGCTTCTCCGGTGCCGCGGAAG AACCGGAGGAGAACCTGGAGTTCATCATCGTGTCGCTGACGGGCCAGACGTGGAACTTTGAGGCGTCATCTTACGAGGACCGGGACGCCTGGGTCCAGGTGATCGAGGGCCAGATCCTGGCCAGCCTGCAGTCCTGCGAGAGCAGCAAGAACAAG tcgCGGCTGACCACCCAGACGGAGGCTATGGCGCTGCAGACCATCAGGAGCATCCGAGGGAACGGCCGCTGTGCCGACTGTGAAGCTCCAA ACCCTGACTGGGCGAGTCTAAACCTGGGGGCCCTGATCTGCATCGAGTGCTCGGGCATCCACAGGAACCTGGGGACCCATTTGTCCAGGGTCCGGTCTTTGGATCTGGATGAATGGCCGCTGGAGCTCATCAAGGTGATGAAGGCCATCGGCAACGAGCTGGCCAATAGCGTGTGGGAGGCCAGAACCCAGGGGCGTGTCAAACCTGGACTGGACGCCAGCAG GGAGGAGCGGGAACGCTGGATCCGGGCAAAATACGAACAGCGTCTGTTTCTGGCTCCGCTGTCTGGCGCTGACCTCTCACTGGGTCAGCAGTTGCTCCGAGCAACGGTGGAGGAAGATCTCCGATCCGTCGTCCTCCTGCTCGCCCACGGGGGCCGACAGCAGGTCAACGAGACGTGTGGCGAAGGAGACGGACGCAACGCCCTGCACCTGTCCAGTCGCAAGGGCAACGTGGTCATCACACAGCTCCTCATTTGG TACGGTGTGGACCTGACGGTGAGGGATGCCCATGGCAACAGTCCGATGGCGTACGCCCGGCAGGTCAGCAGTCAGGAATGCGTCGACACGCTGGCTCAATATGGCTGCCCTGATGAGCGCCACCCACTCATGGCCACGCCCAACCTGTCGCGCCGCAACACCAACCGCaacaacagctgcagcagcgccGGGAGCGCCGCGCTCATCTGA